The window TATAACGGTCGACATAACATTATTCCTTCTTTCATATTTATTGTTTCACTTACATAATATGATTAAAAGAATGTTATTATGAGTACTATTTTTCTTTGCCTGTTTTCTTAAAAGTGCCTTCGATTTCCTTAACTGCCTGTTCCTTTGTATATGTTTTGGCAATATACCCCTGTATTATCTCTCCAAACTTCTGATGAAAATCGTCTTTTACATAGTTAATATACATATCTCCCACCTTATTGTCCTTCTTATAAGTCTCAAACTCCTTTGCAATCTGTATTTTTGTCACATCTGCACCGTTTATGGGTGGCATTACCTTTGCAATTTTAGAAAACCACTTTTTGCCGTAGTCAGAAGTAAAAAGCCAGTTATACAAATCCAAAACCTCTGACAATACGGGTGAATCCTTATATATTCGGGTAGCTTGCTCAGTTCCTGCCACAATAAATGCATTTGAGGTTTTATCATCTACGGGGTACCCTGTAATTCCAAGCTTCATTTTTGGATTTATCTTCAAAATGTCAGCTTCAGCCCATGAACCCTGTCCTATAATCATAGCTGCCTTACCCATGGCAAAATCAGTCAACTCTGCCGAAAGGTCTGTTTCAAGAGGTTTTATGTCTCCATACTTAACCGTTAAATCAATAAATCTAAAGAAGTTATCATTGATAAGGGGATATGTTTCGAATTTATCTTTTCCCGAAGTTAAATTCTTTGCAAGCCCTTCAACATCATCAGGCATCGAAGCATCCATAAAATGCATGAAAACATGCCTGAATACCCACACCTCCTTATATCCGGTTGAAAAAGGCTGTATACCCACAGATTTCAGCTTCTGAGCGGCAGCTTCAAGCTCCACTAATGTTTTGGGTACAGGTATTTTGTTCTTATCAAATAAATCCTTGTTGTATACCAAGCCGTACACATTTTCCTTGACAGGAAAGCCATAAACCTTTCCTTTATAGGACATATTCATTCTTGCCTCATCTGTCATAGCTTTTGCAAGGGGTTGACCTGTCAGGTCATAGGAGTATTTTGCATATTCCTTAATTTCACTGCCTGCAGCAGTTGTAAACACATCAGGCATTTCACCTGACTTAATCTTAGTTTTAAGCATTTGAGAATAATCCGACTGAACCGTTTTTAAGTTTACTTTTAAGTTTGGTTTGTTCTTTTTATATTCTTTAAGGTACTCATTAATTGCATCAACATATTCTGGATTATTAACAAAAATGTTGATAGCTGTTGATTTCGCCAAAGATGACTTTGATGTTTTTGAGGCAGTACCTTGTGAAGGAATCTTAGGTGACAGTTCCTTCTTTTTACAGCCTGCTACCCCAACTATAATCAGAACAAAAGCCAATATTAAAGGCAATAATCTCTTATTCATCGGTATTTTCTCCTTTTTATCCCTTTATCAAGGTTTAATATAATCATTATCATGGATTTTTATGCAGTATATGCAGTAAAAGGAGAATACTACATCATTTTTTGCCCATATTAGCCCATCGTTGTGGTAAAATACATCATATAAATTAAAATAAAAGAACATAAGATATTTAAAGGGAGGTCATATGAAAACTTTTAAAAAATTTATCAGGTTTTACAAGCCATATAAAAAACTGTTCTTTATAGATATGCTATGCGCACTTATTGCCTCTTCTATAGACCTTGCTTTTCCGCAGATATTGAATCTGCTGACAAAAGGTGTATTCACAGGCAACTCTGCTCAGATACTGCGCTCACTGTGGATTATCGGAACAGGATTAATCGCAATGTATATAGTCAGGTATTATTGCCAGTATTTCATAACCTCTTGGGGGCATATAATGGGAGCCCGTATGGAAAGCGATATGAGGCAAGAATTATTTGACCACTATCAAAAGCTGTCTTTTTCATACTATGATAAAAACAATACGGGAGAAATGATGTCAAAGCTCATATCTGATTTATTTGATATAACTGAGCTGGCCCATCACGGTCCCGAAAACTTTTTTATATCTGCCATAAAGATAATAGGCTCATTTATACTGCTGGCAATGATTAATGTCCCTATGACAATGATTTTGTTTTTTATTACTATAATAATGTGTGTTTTCAGCCTTTACAAAAATCGTAAAATGCGTTCTGTATTCTTTGATAATAGAAAAAAGATTGCAACCGTAAATTCACGTTTGCAGGACAGTCTTTCGGGAATCAGGGTTGTACAGTCCTTTGCAAATGAAGAAATCGAAAAAGATAAATTTGGTGAAAGTAATCTGAAATTTCTGGATTCCAAAAAAGACAGCTATCTTATAATGGGAAGTTTTCACGCAGGAAATTCCTTCTTTCAGGGGCTGCTTTACACTGTAGTCCTTGTCAGTGGTGGATTCTTTATAGCCAAAGGTACTTTAAGGGCTGCAGACCTTGCTATTTATGCACTGTATATAGGTATTTTCCTCAATCCTCTGGATGTCCTAATAAACTTTACCGAAGCCTTTCAAAAAGGTTTCTCAGGCTTCAG of the Ruminiclostridium papyrosolvens DSM 2782 genome contains:
- a CDS encoding ABC transporter substrate-binding protein, translated to MNKRLLPLILAFVLIIVGVAGCKKKELSPKIPSQGTASKTSKSSLAKSTAINIFVNNPEYVDAINEYLKEYKKNKPNLKVNLKTVQSDYSQMLKTKIKSGEMPDVFTTAAGSEIKEYAKYSYDLTGQPLAKAMTDEARMNMSYKGKVYGFPVKENVYGLVYNKDLFDKNKIPVPKTLVELEAAAQKLKSVGIQPFSTGYKEVWVFRHVFMHFMDASMPDDVEGLAKNLTSGKDKFETYPLINDNFFRFIDLTVKYGDIKPLETDLSAELTDFAMGKAAMIIGQGSWAEADILKINPKMKLGITGYPVDDKTSNAFIVAGTEQATRIYKDSPVLSEVLDLYNWLFTSDYGKKWFSKIAKVMPPINGADVTKIQIAKEFETYKKDNKVGDMYINYVKDDFHQKFGEIIQGYIAKTYTKEQAVKEIEGTFKKTGKEK
- a CDS encoding ABC transporter ATP-binding protein, translating into MKTFKKFIRFYKPYKKLFFIDMLCALIASSIDLAFPQILNLLTKGVFTGNSAQILRSLWIIGTGLIAMYIVRYYCQYFITSWGHIMGARMESDMRQELFDHYQKLSFSYYDKNNTGEMMSKLISDLFDITELAHHGPENFFISAIKIIGSFILLAMINVPMTMILFFITIIMCVFSLYKNRKMRSVFFDNRKKIATVNSRLQDSLSGIRVVQSFANEEIEKDKFGESNLKFLDSKKDSYLIMGSFHAGNSFFQGLLYTVVLVSGGFFIAKGTLRAADLAIYALYIGIFLNPLDVLINFTEAFQKGFSGFRRFLDVVETKPEIVDRKGAKPLVNPRGDISYNNVSFRYEKDSEVLDNVNISIEAGKTVAFVGPSGGGKTTICSLLPRFYDVTQGQITIDGKDIRDVTLKSLRNCIGIVQQDVYLFAGSIRENIAYGKPEASYEEIVQAAQNANIHEFVMSLEDGYDTYVGERGTRLSGGQKQRIAIARVFLKNPPILILDEATSALDNESERHIQTSLEHLAKNRTTIVIAHRLSTIRNADEIIVIDQNGIQERGSHDTLLSQDGLYAKYYNMQFEGLGD